DNA sequence from the Raphanus sativus cultivar WK10039 unplaced genomic scaffold, ASM80110v3 Scaffold2041, whole genome shotgun sequence genome:
CACAAACACAATAACAATATCTGACGTGGACAATTTATAGAACATAATTGGCTGATTTTTAAGGGTGACGTGGACTCTCTCATAGAGCTTCGTATTGCCCTTTTAGTAGTGTAATAGATAGGAGATTCTTTTGAATGGTCCTTTTAACTTTGATAATAGTCAGTTGCGGCATCATTTGTTAATAAATAATGGGAAAGGTAGTGGTGTGGATTTTTTTATACTTTGCAAtcaacattgtttttttttttttcaatcaacaTCAACATGGTTTTGAGGTTTGCTGACAGTTTTTTTGAGGTTTTCCGacaaagatatatttttttttaacttaaaaatacATTTGTGGAAGGATAATTCCATTCTGCTTGCATTGGTTCActttattggttcaaaattaattttacaaagtttgctaatttttgaaaacatgaagtAGTTTATTCTACAATTTCTATAACATACATTCTACTTCTAACCGTAAAATAGAAAATGTCTTCTATCTTTTAAATTGTTTATACCGTAAATGGAGTATGCATTCTACGTCTTGCAGTGATCTACTTTTGCAAGAacacatattttacatttttttcattattataaaTACACAATCTACTCATAGCCGGTCCTAGGCTAAAAGTCATAGAGCAAGGAATTTAGACGTTAAATGTTATCTACTATTTTGGGGCACTAATTACGGAAACATTTCTTTGGTGTAGTGGTTGAGAACTTCAAGTTCTCTTTGGGGTCTTGAGTTCGAGTTTCATTACGGTTATCTTCTATCACACTGGGAGAATATATTGtgctttattatatttttgcgttgttttttttgtcaacctttgATTTTATTCGATTAAAGCCCAAAAGGCAAAAATGTTACAGTATCACGCaaaaaaactctctctcttctcgTAGAGAGAgaaaactctctcaatctctacCCTCTTATCAAATCACATATCTATCAGAGGGTAAGAGATGAGTTGAGTTCTTTTGTTGTAATATAAGTTCGATCATTCGATCGATTTTACTTCGGGTTAGCCGATTAAGTTTTTCGCTTTGGCGATTTTGTAATTTCTGTTTGCAGAATAAATTTCCGATTTTGTTGTGATCTAGCtttctccttcttttttttatcaaatcttaAGCCGTTTGTTTCAGATGTTAACTCTCTCTCTATTTACTAGCAAGCTTGGTTCCTGTCTCTACGTGGGTATCAATCTTCGTTTTAAGAAGTACAAGCGGAGTTTCCCCAAAGAACATGATCTAAGATATGTAATAGGCTGCGATAAATCGATGCAGACCCATATGAGATGGAGCTTTCTCTATAAGAAAGTGTTCCAACAAGGATCTGTTATTTATTTATCAGAAGCTATTCTGTGGATAACTACTGGTGATTAGAGAGGATATCATCATGAATCAACGGAGGTTAAAGAAAGGAGGTGGCAGCAAGCATATTCAAGAGAGATGAGATCGGGGATCATTGCTCTTGTCGGCGTTAAAATTACGGCACTGCTTTCTCACCTCATTTCAGGAAGAGTAAAGCTTTGGAAGATGACACGTGTTTTATCATGCAAACATACTTAACGTGTATTCTGATCTTCTGAACTTTGGTTTGGGCtgaatgtaatttatttttatttgagtCTTTTTGTAACAATTAGCCTATGAGCTTTAATATACaagaagttgacaaaaaaaagccCAGAAGGCAATTTAAAAAAGTTACAACAATcttaaaattgttataaatattgtagtgatgtccatatggaaagtcctagatatacttgttccccactccaagttaagctttgtctccaagctattgtatcctatataaggagatcattattcatggaataagacacatcaattcctctcttctcttctcttctcttctttatttacaacacgttatcagcacgagactctaaaccctagctaaaatcCAGCGACCACAAAAACCTTAATTTCAGCCGCAACTTTAAACcgtcatatctccctaaccgtaaggatccagacggcgagtaatatatcaaattgaagctcttgacgagacgaatccagcgccgcagaccacgcatcaatccgacttcagacgcgccgtcacctcccagtgcaagccgcgccgtcaaagatcatccaaaaccctaatagccgccaactccttatctctcttaatttcgatttctattgttcttagatctcatactaatccaactttgaaactttcattgttgattatttaaggtttctaaaagaggaaccaaggagaaaagatcggcaaagattaaggtaagatctcaagaaccctaatctttacttgtggttcaagcaattcgggtttcaaacttctcttcatcttaaatccgatttaaaaattttgcgatttgatttggttgattttagttctgtttattttaaaatcaaaaccctaaacccttaatagttttacatgactttagttttgtatagacaacaagtgatacccctttaaggatgacacgctatatgtccaaacaaaatttaaggtcaatgtttaacctaatcctaaaaacagatttgaattttaaaccctaatccttaaagtttaaatctgattttaagaaaccctaaatcctaaaatataaagcatgtgattacatgactttcgttttgtatggacaacaagtgatacccctttaaggatgacacgctatatgtccaaacaaaacataaggttaatgttttccacatcttttggtcgatgatgcacaccatagtgtggctagaccatgattttcttttaagtcaatgatgcataccaataggtatgactagaccatatgaagtaaaggtcgatgatacgtactcttaagtacgattagaccataaaacaaaatcaatggtcgatgatgttcaccctcaggtgcaactagatttttcacctatgattcacggtgatcatccacgatgatccgcgttgatctatgatccatgatgatcctcgatgatccgcgaTAATCTACGATGATCAAtgatccaaggtgatccacggtgatcctcgatgatccacggtgatccacaatcaccggtgatggatgatgcgcaccacagtgcagctaaatcacgatccgttttatttggtcgaggatgtgtaccgaatggtactactagaccattaaatcgcatgggtcgatgtagcataccatatggtatggctaaaccatgcactcttccatcccactattttcaagggatttataaatcaaataagttgattaagtgatggatgagttatgagaaagtaaatttctaaagagaatgcaaactggccgtatggccctcttatttgtttgctggcaatgtgatttaattgtgtaatagccgaatggcattggtcacacaagccatatggctttattgtttacatactagccgagtgccttttatttcttggatagccaatggcatcagaaaattgtatgtactaacacaaatcattttgatatgattcagatgtcgagactccatcactcggattacccagcccttgatctcaatggagacaattaccttgattgggcgatgaacacttcagccgatttaaagtctaaaggacttgggaagtgtatcaaatacggcaatgatacccttgcatatgaaaggcgtagagctgttttgataatgaaaaagcatctcgtgaaggatctgtatgatgagtgcagttacatcaacgatccttacgatctctggtcgagattgaacaccatgttcttcgagccactactagatgagtccatgaaagaatggaaggctctgaggttccaggattatgaatccgtggatgactatcactttgatcttatgagaatcacctatagtcttaaactatgtggtgtagtgataacaaactatgacttgttaagcaagactcgtgacacgatccattcaaaggaagtgttgttatcacagaaggctaaaggtttcacaacctattacgaccttctctcatacctttcagctcttgaggaaaagaagcagaaaaggaaagtcaacctcgacaaactcgactatgttatggagataagtgccgagtatcaatgtgagatgatatacggtgatgctgaagaagctaagaaaagaaaattcgggtggactcatatagatgatgag
Encoded proteins:
- the LOC130505153 gene encoding uncharacterized protein LOC130505153, producing the protein MSRLHHSDYPALDLNGDNYLDWAMNTSADLKSKGLGKCIKYGNDTLAYERRRAVLIMKKHLVKDLYDECSYINDPYDLWSRLNTMFFEPLLDESMKEWKALRFQDYESVDDYHFDLMRITYSLKLCGVVITNYDLLSKTRDTIHSKEVLLSQKAKGFTTYYDLLSYLSALEEKKQKRKVNLDKLDYVMEISAEYQCEMIYGDAEEAKKRKFGWTHIDDEIGLFIE